One Fuerstiella marisgermanici DNA window includes the following coding sequences:
- the nadA gene encoding quinolinate synthase NadA translates to MSLPVITGDKEEVYEDPLDLMDEIDELKKEKDASILAHFYVDGEIQDIADFTGDSLKLARDATKVKTSTIVFSGVHFMGESAKIMNPEKRVLIPDMLAGCSLAESCPADQLGSFQEQLRAEGRSFETVAYINTSAAVKSLCDWIVTSGNAQEIIGRVPDDKEILFVPDQHLGRYLMEVTGRKMILWPGSCMVHEVFSIQDLIRAKRNNPGSKVIAHPECPQNILEITDFIGGTEKMRQHVMSVKEPTTFLVATESAMIHAFEKSAPQHNFVPVPGIMVDTGETCACNRCPHMARNTLQKVRDCLRDGTPEIVWQDYFEKARAVLDKSLL, encoded by the coding sequence ATGTCACTACCTGTAATCACGGGTGACAAAGAAGAAGTTTACGAAGATCCATTGGATCTGATGGACGAAATCGATGAGCTCAAGAAGGAAAAAGACGCCAGCATTCTGGCTCACTTCTACGTCGATGGCGAAATCCAGGACATCGCAGACTTCACCGGCGACAGCCTCAAACTGGCTCGCGACGCCACCAAAGTAAAAACGTCGACAATCGTGTTCTCGGGCGTCCACTTCATGGGCGAATCCGCCAAGATCATGAACCCGGAAAAGCGAGTCCTCATTCCGGACATGCTGGCAGGTTGCTCATTGGCAGAAAGCTGCCCGGCCGACCAGTTAGGCAGCTTTCAGGAACAGTTGCGTGCCGAAGGTCGAAGCTTCGAAACTGTCGCCTACATCAATACGTCGGCAGCGGTCAAGAGCCTGTGCGACTGGATTGTGACCAGCGGGAACGCCCAGGAAATTATTGGCCGAGTGCCCGACGACAAGGAAATTCTGTTCGTACCGGACCAGCACCTGGGCAGGTATCTGATGGAAGTCACCGGGCGGAAAATGATTCTGTGGCCGGGTTCCTGCATGGTGCATGAGGTCTTCAGCATTCAGGATTTGATCCGAGCCAAGCGGAACAACCCCGGCAGCAAAGTGATCGCTCACCCCGAATGCCCGCAAAACATTCTGGAGATCACCGACTTCATTGGCGGTACGGAAAAAATGCGTCAGCACGTGATGTCGGTCAAGGAGCCCACAACATTTCTGGTGGCCACCGAATCGGCCATGATCCACGCCTTCGAAAAGTCGGCCCCGCAACACAACTTCGTGCCTGTCCCCGGCATCATGGTCGACACGGGCGAAACCTGCGCCTGCAACCGCTGCCCACACATGGCTCGCAACACCCTACAAAAAGTCCGCGACTGCCTCCGAGACGGCACGCCGGAAATCGTCTGGCAGGACTACTTCGAAAAAGCTCGAGCCGTTTTGGACAAGAGCCTGCTGTAG
- a CDS encoding IS66 family transposase, whose translation MDTDVSQIIAVEVKQLVLSLQREVAELRDENRRLRDRIEELEGKNPTERLDEAFSVTAEERRRAETGRRKGRKKQSSARRGRRTTEQKADNAERRELILPEGYNVAECRFVRERFVWRVINGQAVQVVYEIYHGPNGEKSEIPGVWPRSEFGIEVHIALARIVTITGLSIDKTCALIEFFWNLPLGKSQADALLNQLARRWEQEFESLCDLMAFSAIVHADETSWSINSVWAFLSEKARVLIFGCRKDGDTLAQILSKELFGGVLVSDDAAVYRGFSHAQKCWAHLLRKAIRLTLLKPDNEEYQRLLDGLLEIFYAAKRHAADGRLGDAGRAAKVDELDNTLAALLVRYCAEDSDVRAADFGKDFANLVSELIRLMTEEELFCFVTSPAAPATNNEAERSLRGAAMDRRTGRTSKTSKGARRRSILTSVLESLNLHLKTPTLSSVVAEVMTWQQDGFSLFDRLKLEVGLTSAPPGQSRLSKLVPAN comes from the coding sequence ATGGACACGGATGTCAGTCAGATCATCGCTGTGGAAGTGAAGCAGCTTGTGCTTAGCCTGCAGCGTGAGGTTGCGGAGCTGCGGGACGAGAACCGGCGGCTGCGTGATCGGATTGAAGAGCTCGAAGGTAAGAACCCCACAGAGCGACTCGACGAGGCGTTTTCGGTGACGGCGGAAGAGAGACGCCGCGCTGAAACGGGCCGCCGAAAAGGTCGCAAAAAACAATCCTCGGCGCGTCGCGGTCGTCGCACAACCGAGCAGAAAGCGGACAACGCCGAACGACGCGAACTCATTCTGCCGGAAGGTTACAACGTCGCAGAGTGCCGTTTCGTTCGGGAACGTTTCGTCTGGAGAGTGATCAACGGCCAAGCCGTGCAGGTCGTCTATGAAATCTATCACGGCCCCAACGGCGAGAAATCCGAAATTCCGGGCGTGTGGCCGCGGTCCGAATTCGGCATTGAAGTTCATATCGCGCTGGCTCGCATTGTGACCATCACGGGACTGTCGATCGACAAGACGTGTGCATTGATTGAATTCTTCTGGAATCTGCCGCTCGGCAAATCCCAGGCGGACGCTCTGTTGAATCAACTGGCACGGCGTTGGGAACAGGAATTCGAATCTCTGTGTGACCTGATGGCGTTCAGTGCGATTGTGCATGCAGACGAAACCAGTTGGAGTATCAACAGCGTGTGGGCTTTTTTGTCGGAGAAGGCGCGCGTGCTGATCTTCGGATGCCGCAAAGACGGCGACACACTGGCTCAGATCCTGTCGAAAGAGTTGTTTGGAGGCGTGCTTGTTTCGGACGATGCGGCCGTGTACCGAGGTTTCAGTCACGCACAGAAATGCTGGGCTCACCTGCTGCGGAAGGCCATCCGTCTGACGCTGCTGAAGCCGGACAACGAAGAGTACCAGCGACTGCTCGACGGCCTGCTGGAAATTTTCTACGCGGCCAAACGCCACGCCGCCGATGGTCGTCTTGGCGATGCCGGTCGTGCGGCGAAGGTCGATGAACTTGATAACACGCTGGCGGCTCTGCTGGTGCGTTACTGCGCCGAGGATTCCGATGTTCGGGCGGCCGACTTCGGCAAGGATTTTGCCAACCTGGTCTCAGAACTGATTCGGCTGATGACGGAAGAGGAGTTGTTTTGTTTTGTGACAAGCCCGGCCGCGCCAGCAACGAACAACGAAGCGGAACGCAGTCTTCGCGGCGCGGCCATGGACCGTCGCACAGGTCGAACGAGCAAAACATCGAAGGGAGCCCGTCGCCGCAGCATTCTTACAAGCGTCCTGGAATCGCTGAATCTCCATCTGAAAACACCAACGCTCAGTTCCGTGGTGGCCGAGGTCATGACGTGGCAGCAGGATGGATTCAGTCTGTTTGATCGACTGAAACTTGAAGTCGGCCTGACCTCCGCGCCGCCCGGTCAGTCGCGACTGTCCAAACTCGTCCCCGCCAACTGA
- a CDS encoding ISL3 family transposase, with protein MQGTDFYEQILGLTGPWFVADVQLDMEAQQVDVFVEHGEGETFCCPDCDRQLPCYDHTKSRKWRHLDTMQFATILHARTPRVKCPDHGVKQIRLPWAEKNSRFSLFFERFAIDVLLATQTVKGACSILGISWDESWHILQKAVARGKDRKQSKNLPRIGIDEKAFRKRHNYVTLIYDLDKSTVEAISDGHDTAAADACFDQLSDSEKQSVEAVAMDMSAAYVKSTKGNIALAEQKIVHDRFHIMKLATEAVDKVRRSEQKKLRAEGDDRLTGTRYLWLSGQENLSEKQQERFDAAWKAELLTGKAWAYKEMLRDLWVHDTPAEATTFFNDWYKRVIHTKLEPMKKVARTIKERLANVVSYCTHGITNAVAEGMNSKIMAIKRRVGGYRNRDNFKTAILFYCGGLDLYPQ; from the coding sequence ATGCAGGGAACAGACTTTTACGAACAGATTTTGGGACTGACGGGGCCGTGGTTTGTGGCGGACGTTCAGCTGGATATGGAAGCTCAACAGGTCGACGTTTTCGTCGAACATGGCGAGGGCGAAACTTTTTGCTGTCCGGATTGCGACAGGCAGCTGCCGTGCTATGACCACACGAAGTCTCGCAAATGGCGGCATCTGGACACGATGCAATTTGCGACCATCCTTCATGCCCGCACGCCTCGCGTGAAGTGCCCGGATCATGGCGTCAAACAGATCAGGCTTCCCTGGGCGGAAAAGAACAGCCGCTTCTCATTGTTCTTTGAACGCTTCGCCATCGACGTTCTTCTGGCCACACAAACCGTGAAAGGGGCGTGCAGCATTCTGGGGATCTCATGGGATGAATCGTGGCACATTCTGCAGAAGGCGGTGGCTCGCGGGAAGGATCGCAAACAATCGAAGAACCTCCCTCGAATCGGCATCGACGAGAAAGCCTTTCGAAAACGACACAACTACGTCACGCTGATCTATGACTTGGACAAGAGCACTGTCGAAGCGATTTCCGATGGTCATGACACGGCAGCCGCTGATGCCTGTTTCGATCAGCTTTCCGACAGTGAAAAGCAGTCTGTGGAGGCGGTTGCGATGGACATGAGTGCCGCATACGTCAAGAGCACCAAAGGCAACATTGCATTGGCCGAACAGAAGATTGTGCACGACCGCTTTCACATCATGAAGCTGGCAACCGAAGCCGTCGACAAGGTCCGTCGGTCGGAGCAGAAGAAGCTTCGCGCCGAAGGCGATGATCGATTGACGGGAACTCGGTATCTGTGGCTTTCAGGCCAGGAGAATCTCAGCGAAAAACAGCAGGAACGCTTTGATGCCGCATGGAAGGCAGAGTTACTCACGGGCAAAGCGTGGGCCTACAAGGAGATGCTGCGAGACCTCTGGGTTCATGACACTCCGGCAGAGGCCACGACGTTCTTCAATGACTGGTACAAGCGAGTCATCCACACAAAGCTGGAGCCAATGAAGAAAGTCGCTCGCACGATCAAAGAACGCTTAGCCAATGTGGTGAGCTACTGCACTCACGGAATCACAAACGCCGTCGCCGAAGGAATGAACAGCAAAATCATGGCCATCAAACGAAGAGTCGGCGGATACCGAAACCGCGACAACTTCAAAACCGCCATCCTCTTCTACTGCGGAGGACTCGACCTCTACCCACAATAA
- a CDS encoding phage tail tape measure protein — protein sequence MAITQLGKANWQVGITDNVSRAVRQIRSNIEEGIGQAVRRFTDRIQGGLDAVGRRLQRLGAQFTSFGAKLGGIGLAIASPIFLSVRSFATLDDQLRLLSGITGALPRQFASVSARIRELGRTTSFTAAEVAAGAVALGRAGFDTTEIETSIGSILNLSRATGTELAESADIAGNTLRGFGLDVSKTGQVVDVLTATANGSAQTLTDLFEGMKLVAPIANQVGAKVRETAASLGILANIGIKGSMAGTSLRQVFLQLAKTDTQETLKGIGVAVTDATGEMRPLNDILSDIVKQSGSLSKVKRLDLFADLFDSRAAGAAAAVGASTEAVESFRKKLAEANGVAARTAAQMDAGVGGSFRRFLSAIEGISHAIGSSLEPSLKDLTDKFSDVAGRVTEFIGRNQGLVATIAAVVAGMIAAGAAITGVGLSLTVVGVGLRGVASSLGLITGPLNLAITGFRLLTTAAALSATNIVGVFRVMGAALLPIFAKIGLALAISLKSAASGVAAALLPIFGPSGIIVGRGRVLRSRRGWRF from the coding sequence ATGGCTATCACTCAGCTCGGCAAAGCCAACTGGCAAGTCGGCATAACAGACAACGTCTCGCGAGCAGTCCGGCAGATTCGGTCCAATATAGAGGAAGGAATCGGGCAAGCCGTCCGCCGATTCACGGATCGGATTCAGGGTGGTCTGGACGCAGTCGGGCGAAGGCTTCAACGACTTGGCGCTCAGTTCACCAGCTTCGGCGCGAAGTTGGGCGGAATCGGTCTTGCGATCGCGTCTCCGATCTTTTTGTCCGTGCGGTCGTTCGCCACGCTAGACGATCAACTGCGATTACTCAGCGGCATCACGGGTGCGTTACCGAGGCAATTTGCCAGTGTATCCGCTCGCATTCGTGAACTAGGTCGGACGACAAGTTTCACCGCTGCGGAAGTTGCCGCAGGTGCCGTGGCGTTGGGTCGGGCCGGGTTTGATACGACCGAAATCGAAACGTCGATTGGTTCCATCCTCAACCTCAGTCGTGCCACGGGAACTGAGCTAGCCGAGTCTGCTGACATCGCGGGGAACACCCTTCGCGGATTCGGCTTGGACGTGAGCAAGACGGGGCAGGTCGTCGACGTATTAACCGCAACGGCAAATGGTTCGGCCCAAACGCTTACCGATTTGTTCGAAGGCATGAAGCTAGTCGCGCCGATTGCCAATCAGGTCGGCGCGAAGGTCAGGGAAACTGCCGCGTCGCTCGGGATCTTAGCCAACATCGGCATTAAAGGTTCCATGGCGGGCACTTCGCTTCGTCAGGTGTTCCTGCAACTCGCCAAAACAGACACGCAAGAAACGCTTAAAGGTATCGGCGTTGCCGTCACCGATGCCACGGGCGAGATGAGGCCGTTGAATGACATCCTCAGCGACATCGTCAAACAGTCCGGCAGCCTATCGAAAGTCAAACGGCTTGACCTGTTCGCAGACCTATTCGACTCGCGTGCTGCAGGTGCCGCCGCTGCAGTTGGTGCCAGTACTGAGGCTGTCGAAAGCTTCCGAAAGAAGCTGGCTGAAGCAAATGGTGTAGCCGCCCGAACCGCCGCGCAGATGGATGCCGGTGTTGGCGGTAGCTTCCGTCGATTCCTCTCAGCCATCGAAGGTATCTCGCACGCCATCGGTAGCTCGCTCGAACCATCGCTGAAAGATCTGACCGACAAGTTCTCTGACGTTGCCGGTCGCGTCACTGAGTTCATCGGCAGGAATCAGGGTTTGGTCGCGACCATCGCCGCCGTGGTTGCCGGGATGATTGCCGCCGGTGCCGCAATCACGGGAGTGGGGCTTTCCTTAACCGTCGTCGGCGTTGGGTTAAGAGGTGTTGCGTCATCGCTTGGACTCATCACCGGCCCATTGAATCTAGCCATCACCGGTTTCCGACTTCTTACCACGGCTGCCGCATTATCGGCCACAAACATCGTCGGCGTGTTTCGCGTGATGGGTGCCGCACTACTTCCAATCTTCGCAAAGATCGGCTTGGCACTCGCAATAAGTTTGAAGTCCGCCGCGAGTGGCGTGGCCGCTGCATTGCTTCCGATCTTTGGTCCATCCGGGATTATTGTGGGTAGAGGTCGAGTCCTCCGCAGTAGAAGAGGATGGCGGTTTTGA